Genomic window ([Empedobacter] haloabium):
AACAGGATCCTGGTGCGCAACCCCGTCGACCTGCCGATGATGATCGGCAGGTCGCCATGGTGGGCGAAGTCGGCCAGGCCGTTGGCCAGCTGCTCGTTGGTGGCGGGGCCGGCGCCCGGGTTGAAGGTCCACTGGATCTTGATGCCGTCCTTGGCGAACTCCTTTTCCAGCACGCCCTGCTGGTGCGCGGTGGCGATGACAGAGCCGCCCACGATGGGCCGGCCGCCGGTGCCGGCGCTGGAGTAGGAAATGCGGATCACCTTGGGTTTTTCTTGCGCGACGGCGGCCGGCACGGCAAATACCATGGCCGCGGCGGCCAGCAGGGCGGAGAGGGAGCGGAAGCGGGGTAGTGTCATCATGATGTCCAAGGGTCAGAAGCCGAACTGGAACTGCGCCAGCAATTCGTTGGCGCTGGGCTGGGCCGGGTTGTCGTACTGGTAGTGATTCAGGTTGATCTGGAACTTCGTCGTCTCGGCAAAGAACAGGTTGAAGCCGGCCGTGGCGATCTTGCTGCGGTCGTTCGGCAGAGCGCGGTTCGGATCGAACACGTCGTAGCGGGCGAACAGCTGGTAGGACTTGGGCCAGTAATCGTCGTACTTGGCCTGGGCGCGCGAGCTGGCGATCCACTGTTCGCCCCAGGTGTAGAAAGCGGTCACGTACTGGCCGCGCGATTTCACCTCCGGGCCGTTGTTCGCCACGCCGTCGCGTCCTTCCGCATACTCGTACGTGATGCCGAAGGGCGCATGGTTGTAGTAGATGTCGAAGCCGTAGCGGTCGCGCTTGACCTGACCGACGACGGCGCCGGCCGTCCCGGCCGTCACGTTCTTCTTGCCCTGGTAGGCGGAGACGCCCACCTTCAGCTCGCGCAGCAGGCTGAAATAGTCGACCGGCAGCGTGAACGCCACGCGCGCCAGGTAGTCCTTGCTGTTGTTGTCGTCCGTCTTGTTCGGGCCACTGCCGTTGACGACACCAAACGCGTATTCGATCAGCGGCGCCCGGTAGTTGAAGCCGTAGTCGACGTAGGGATCGAAGTCGCCGCGCACGATCAGGCCAATCTGGCGGTTGCCGACACCGAGGCCGCCCAGGAACTGCGCGCTGTTGATCACCGGGCGCAGTTCCTCGCCGATCTGGGCTTCCAGGCCGAACGGGATCTGCTGCTGGCCGAAGGTCAGCGTCAGGCGCGGGTCTTCCAGGCCGGTCAGCGTGGGCAGGGGGCTGTAGCGGATGTAGGCATCGGTTGCATTGAGCTGGCTGCCGTCCGTGGCCGGGCTGTTGCGCGCATAGGCGAACGCCAGCCGGTAGTCGAGGTTGCGGCCTTCCGAATAATCGCGATACAGGCTGCCGGCGAAGTTCAGCGTGGCCTGCGGGATGTCGAAGCTGCCGTGGCGGTCGGCCGCGCTGGCCGTGCTGCCAGTGCGCGTGGCCTGCTCCTGCGCGGTGGCGCGCACCTGCGCGCTGCCGCCGATGGTCGTGCCGCGCGTCGTCAGCGCGGTCTTGGTCTCGCGGTTGCGGCGCTGTTCGTATTTGTAGTTTTCCAGGTCGGTGCGCAGGCCGTCGATATCGCCCTTGGTGGCGATCTCCACTTTTTCCTCGGTGGCGCCGACAGGCGATGCCGCCGGCGCCTGCGTTGCCTTGACCTGGGCCTGCAGCGCGCTGACCACAACTTTTAATTCCTCGATCTGGCGCTGCAGCTCCGCGTTGCTTTGCCCGGCCGCGTGCGCCGCGCCGGCGATGCTCAAGAGGCCCGCGGCCAGGGCCGCGCTGCCGGTGTGCTTGGATGGATACTTCAAACAAGTGCTCCTGGTGTAATGGGCCGATGGGATGCTGTACCTTTCATTACGCACGTTCCATGCCACCCGTTTTCCCTGCGGTTTGGCCGTTTTCGGGCACGCGGCTGTCGCGGCGCCAGCACCGCCGCAACAGCTGGCGCCGCGATCTGCTGCAAAGCCAGCAGCGCTCCGATGCCTTATGCCGCCTTGGCCGCCTTGACGGCGTAGCGGTTCTGCGGCTTGTCCAGGCCCAGGTTCTCGCGCAGGGTAGTGCCTTCGTACTCGGTGCGGAACAGGCCGCGCCGCTGCAGCTCCGGAATCACCAGGTCGACGAAGTCCTCCAGCGACTCCGGCAGCACCGGCGGCATCACATTGAAGCCGTCCGCCGCGCCGTTCTCGAACCATTGCTGCATCTCGTCGGCGATCTTCTGCGGCGTGCCGACGACGACCCAGTGGCCGCGCGCGCCGGCCAGGTATTCGTACAGCTGGCGCACGGTGAACTTCTCACGCCGGGCCAGCTCGATGACGACGTGGTGGCGGCTGTTGCGACCCGCTTCCGGCGTCGGGTAGTAGGGCGGTGGCGCGTCCAGGTCCCACTGCGACAGGTCCTCGCCCGGCCAGAAGCGTTCGATGGTGGCCAGGCCAACGGACGGGTGGATCAGCTTCTGCAGCTCGGCCCATTTCGCTTCCGCCTCCTCCTGCGTGCGACCGATGACAGGGGAGATGCCGGGCAGGATCAGCAGCTGCTCGGGACGGCGGCCGTACTTCGCCAAGCGGCCCTTGACGTCGCGGTAGAACGCCTGGGCCTCCTCCAGGCTGGTCCAGGCGGTGAAGATCGCTTCGGCCGTCGCCGCGGCCAGTTCGCGGCCCGGTTCGGACGATCCGGCCTGCACGATCACCGGATGGCCCTGGGGCGAGCGCTCCAGGTTCAACGGTCCCGCCACCTTGTGGTACTTGCCGTGGTGGTTCAGGGCGTGCAGCTTGTCCGGATCGAAGTAGACGCCACTGTCCGGATCGCGCAGGAAGGCATCGTCCTCGAAGCTGTCCCACAGGCCCTTGACGACATCGAGGAACTCGTGCGCCTTCTCGTAGCGCACCTCCGGGTCGGGGTGTTTGTCGAGGCCGAAGTTGCCGTACACGCTGTCGTTCCCCGTCGTGACGACGTTCCACGCGGCGCGGCCCTTGCTGATATGGTCGAGCGAGGCGAACTTGCGCGCCAGCAGATACGGGTCTTCGTACGTGGTGGAGGCGGTGGCGACAAAACCGATGTGTTTGGTCACGACCGCCAGCGCGGACCACAAGGTGACGGGCTCGAAGTGCGAGATGCGGCCCTGGCGGCCGAACGACTCCTTGCTGCCCTGTTCCCATACGCCGGGGCTGTCGGCAACGAACACCTGGTCGAACTTGCCGCGCTCGGCCAGCTGCGCGACCGAAATGTAATGGTCGATATTGACGCCGGAATCGACCTGCGAACCGGGGTGGCGCCAGGCAGCGATGTGGTGGCCGGTGGCCATGATGAACGCGCCGAGACGCAGCTTGCGGTGAGCCATGGATATCTCCGATAAAGTAATTGCAGAGCCCGTGTCAACATCGGGGTCAGGCACAAAAACTGACACGAACTCGGCCGATGCAATGTCGAGCTCGTGTCAACTTTCGTGCCTGACCCCAAAGTTGACACGAGCCCGGCGGTGATCAGCGGGCGGTGGCCGCCAGCTTGGCTTCCACCGCCGTGCCCTTGAAGAAGTCGGGATTCGCTTCCGTGTACAGCTTGTACGGATTGGTGAAGACATAAGCCTTGAAGTCCGCTTCGCTGAGGATGCCCTGCTCGACCAGGCCGTAGGCTTCGGCCAGCGCGTCGGTCAGGTCGGGCACGTCCCAGTGGCCCACGTCGGACGAGTAGATCGCGTTGATCTTGGTGCCCAACGGATTGGCCTTGTCGTTGAAGGCGGTGGCGATCGTGCGGTCGTCCGATTCGGACCCGAAGAAGAAGCTGTCGACCCAGCGCGCCTTGATGTCTTCTGCCTTCTCGATGCCGGCGGCGGCGAAGTCATCGAGCTCGCTGCCCTGCGGCTGGCGCGCGTCGGCCGTGTAGTGCGCCCCCAGCGTGTCACGGATCAGGTCTTCGCCGGCGATCGAGCGGCCCTTGGTCAGCTCGGCGCCATAGCGCGCGAACAGGTCGCTCAACAGCGCGCGGTCGGTGGCGGCCGGGTCGTAGTTCTTCAAGCCTTCCAGGCTGCGCTTCTCCCAGCGGTCGACCAAGTGCGTGAACACGCGCGCGCCCCAGTCGGCGCCGCCCTCCAGCAGGCCCACGCGCAGCTGCGGAAAGCGCCTCGTCACGCCGCCGAAGAACAGCGCCTTTGCGAACGCCTCGGAACCGTCGGCGAAGTGGCCGATGTGGTTGTTCATGTAATTGCTGATCGAGCTGCGCCCGGTCCAGCCCTGGCTGCCGTAATGCGTCAGCACCGGTACGCCCAGCTCCACCGCCTTGGCCCAGAACGGGTCGTAGTCGTATTCGCTGTCGATGCCGTAGAAGTCCTGGTAGGAGATGTATTTCTGCAGCTCGGGATGCTGCTCGGCCGGGTACTTGTCGGCCAGCGCGCGGATCGGCCGGCGCACGCTGCCGGCGATATTGATGGCCTTCAGGCCCAGCGTCTTGATGGCGAATTCCAGCTCGGCGATGCCTTCCTCGGGCGTGTGCAGCGCGATGCCGGCGACAGGCGTCAGCCGGTCGCTGTACTTGCGATACAGGTCGGCGTGGTAGTGGTTGATGGCGCGCTGCAGTGCCGTGCGGTCGTCCTTGTCCCGTACCCCCAGCGGCGCCAGCACGTTGTTCGGGAACAGGATCGAATAGTCCGAGCCCTGCTCTTCCTGGCGCTCGTACAGCAGTTCCGGCAGGTGGTACGTGGCCACGTCCAATGTGTTCTTCGTCACGCGTGCCCACCACGGCGCGCGAATGGTGCGGTAATACTGGCGCTCTTCCGGCGTCTGCTCGTACCAGGTCTTGCCGTTGCCGATGCCGCCGCGGCCGATGCGCGTGGCCGAGGCCTTGCGCAGCGCGTCCACCAGCTTGACGCCGCCGTAGTTGGCGACGTAGTCCTCCAGGTCGGGCGTGTAGTCGTTGGTATGGACATCGGTATCGATGACCGGGTAGTCGAGCCGTTGCTTGACGGCGACGGATGGGGAGGCGTTCAGGCGGTTGAGGCGATCGTTCACGTTGTTCTCCAATGAGGGTGAAGGCGGTACAGGCGGGCACCTGCGGAACCGATCACTTCATTGCAGCATTCGTGCCATGCCAAAACCGGGCGAAAACGCCGTGGTGGCGGCAAAAACTGCTGGCTGCCGCGCAGCGCCTGCTGATTTGCAGGCAGCTGCGCAGCAGCCACCGCTCAGCGGGCGGCGTCGCCGCGGCGGTACTCGGCGCTGATGGTGTCGAAGCGCTGCTTCAGCGCCGGATCGAGCGTGAGGGAAGCGGCACGCAGCGTCTCGTGCAGCTGGCCGGGCCGGCTGGCACCGATGATGGCGGATGTCACGACCGGATTGGCCAGCACCCAGGCAACGGCCGCCGTCGTCAGGGGAATCCGTGCCTCGGCCGCCGCGGCGGCCAGCTGCCGCACCGTGTCGAACTCGCGCTCGTGCCAGTAGCGTTCCTGGTAGCGGTCGGCGGCACTGCCCAGGGTGAAGCGCGTGCCCTGGGCCGGACCGGCGGCCAGCGAGTGCTTGCCGGTCAACAGACCGCCGGCCAGCGGATTGTAGGGAATGACGCCCAGGCGGTCCTCGGCCGCCAGCGGCAGCAGCTCCCGTTCGATCTCGCGGAACAACAGGCTGTAACGGGGCTGCACGGACACCGGCCGCACCAGGTTGCGCGCCTCGGCGCGGCCCAGCAGGCGCGCCAGCCGGTAAGCCAGGAAGTTCGACACGCCGACGTAGCGCGCCCGCCCCGAGCGCACGATCGTGTCGAGCGCCTCCAGCGTCTCGTCCAGCGGGGTGGCCGGGTCGTCCGAGTGGAGCTGGTACAGGTCGACGTAGTCGGTGCCCAGGCGCCGCAGCGACGCGTCGATCGCATCGAGCAAGTGCTTGCGCGAGGCGCCCTGCTGCCACGACTGCGCACCGACCTTGCCGACGGCCTTGGTGGCGACGATGACGCTGTCGCGCCGGCCTTGCAGCCAGCGGCCGACGATTTCCTCCGTGCGGCCCACGGTCGACGTATCGCCACCGAGCGGATACACGTCGGCCGTGTCGAGGAAGGTGACGCCCGCGTCGAAGGCGTGGTCGAGGATGGCGCGCGACGTGGCTTCGTCGGCCTGCAGGCCGAACGTCATCGTGCCCAGGCACAGGCGCGACACGGTCAGGCCCGTGCCGCCCAGTCGGGTGGTTAGCATGGTGAATCCTTTCAGAGAGGGTTACAGCGCGACGGACATGCCGTGGAACGAGTGAATCTCGCCGCGGCCCGGTGCGGGTTCCGCGCCGATCAGGCCGAAGCGTTTCAAGTGCGTGCGCAGCACGTTGCGGCTCAGGCCCAGCACCTTCGCCGTCTGCACCTGGTTCTGCTCGCAGGCCGCGAACGCGGTGCGAATCAGTCGCTCCTCGACCGTGTCGAACAGCGCCGCCTCGCCGGTCTCGAGCAGCTCGCCCAGCAGCGTTTCCAGGCGCTCGAGCGGACTGGCCGCGACGGCGACCGGTAATGGCGCGGCATCGTACGACGGCGCGGCAGCGCGTCCCGCCGGCACGCGCCCGCCCATGCGCAGGTCGTCGGCCTCGATGCGGCCGTCGCGGCACACGATCAGGGCATAGTGGATGACGTTTTCCAGCTCGCGGATATTGCCGGGCCAGTCGTATGCCAGCAGCGCGTGTTCGGCGCGGACGGTCAGCGTCACGGCGGCCTGGTGCAGCCTGGCGCCGTAGGACTGGAT
Coding sequences:
- a CDS encoding LLM class flavin-dependent oxidoreductase; its protein translation is MAHRKLRLGAFIMATGHHIAAWRHPGSQVDSGVNIDHYISVAQLAERGKFDQVFVADSPGVWEQGSKESFGRQGRISHFEPVTLWSALAVVTKHIGFVATASTTYEDPYLLARKFASLDHISKGRAAWNVVTTGNDSVYGNFGLDKHPDPEVRYEKAHEFLDVVKGLWDSFEDDAFLRDPDSGVYFDPDKLHALNHHGKYHKVAGPLNLERSPQGHPVIVQAGSSEPGRELAAATAEAIFTAWTSLEEAQAFYRDVKGRLAKYGRRPEQLLILPGISPVIGRTQEEAEAKWAELQKLIHPSVGLATIERFWPGEDLSQWDLDAPPPYYPTPEAGRNSRHHVVIELARREKFTVRQLYEYLAGARGHWVVVGTPQKIADEMQQWFENGAADGFNVMPPVLPESLEDFVDLVIPELQRRGLFRTEYEGTTLRENLGLDKPQNRYAVKAAKAA
- a CDS encoding aldo/keto reductase, translated to MLTTRLGGTGLTVSRLCLGTMTFGLQADEATSRAILDHAFDAGVTFLDTADVYPLGGDTSTVGRTEEIVGRWLQGRRDSVIVATKAVGKVGAQSWQQGASRKHLLDAIDASLRRLGTDYVDLYQLHSDDPATPLDETLEALDTIVRSGRARYVGVSNFLAYRLARLLGRAEARNLVRPVSVQPRYSLLFREIERELLPLAAEDRLGVIPYNPLAGGLLTGKHSLAAGPAQGTRFTLGSAADRYQERYWHEREFDTVRQLAAAAAEARIPLTTAAVAWVLANPVVTSAIIGASRPGQLHETLRAASLTLDPALKQRFDTISAEYRRGDAAR
- a CDS encoding amidohydrolase family protein; its protein translation is MNDRLNRLNASPSVAVKQRLDYPVIDTDVHTNDYTPDLEDYVANYGGVKLVDALRKASATRIGRGGIGNGKTWYEQTPEERQYYRTIRAPWWARVTKNTLDVATYHLPELLYERQEEQGSDYSILFPNNVLAPLGVRDKDDRTALQRAINHYHADLYRKYSDRLTPVAGIALHTPEEGIAELEFAIKTLGLKAINIAGSVRRPIRALADKYPAEQHPELQKYISYQDFYGIDSEYDYDPFWAKAVELGVPVLTHYGSQGWTGRSSISNYMNNHIGHFADGSEAFAKALFFGGVTRRFPQLRVGLLEGGADWGARVFTHLVDRWEKRSLEGLKNYDPAATDRALLSDLFARYGAELTKGRSIAGEDLIRDTLGAHYTADARQPQGSELDDFAAAGIEKAEDIKARWVDSFFFGSESDDRTIATAFNDKANPLGTKINAIYSSDVGHWDVPDLTDALAEAYGLVEQGILSEADFKAYVFTNPYKLYTEANPDFFKGTAVEAKLAATAR